The following proteins come from a genomic window of Sphingobium cloacae:
- a CDS encoding acyl-CoA dehydrogenase family protein — MAKPELEQPHGNVGEELADQLRARAREMVPILREREQAANAAGQVSAETIEDFDRAGFFKILQPAKYGGYEMSPAVYCDVARILAEGCMSSAWVYGVIAVHNWQVALFDERAAQDIWGEDPTVRISSSQMPVGKVQRVEGGFRLSGHWAFSSGSAHCQWVILGGMVPPETEGGKPDARHFLLPRSDYRIVENWNVMGLCATGSNDIVVDDVFVPEYRTISEHDMFALTCPGYAAHDSAIYKIPFAQLFNRTVAITSIGALERAVSAFIDATKGKRATYTGLRLAQDSTIQQAVVEVRRTIDEMKLVLDRDIHELLRRAETDDWTLERRAELGASTTMTVSRCVTEIDKLMQYSGGKAIYRGNAIQRVFLDIHCARAHAMNNPLPYARNLGALYFGLPNDCEDI, encoded by the coding sequence ATGGCAAAACCAGAGCTGGAACAGCCGCACGGAAATGTCGGCGAGGAACTTGCGGACCAATTGCGCGCGCGCGCGCGGGAGATGGTTCCGATCCTGCGGGAGCGCGAGCAGGCGGCCAATGCGGCGGGACAGGTTTCGGCCGAAACGATCGAGGATTTCGACCGCGCGGGCTTTTTCAAGATTTTGCAGCCGGCGAAATATGGCGGCTATGAGATGTCGCCGGCCGTCTATTGCGACGTCGCGCGCATCCTTGCCGAAGGGTGCATGAGCAGCGCATGGGTCTATGGCGTCATTGCCGTTCACAACTGGCAGGTCGCCCTGTTCGACGAACGCGCGGCACAGGACATCTGGGGCGAAGACCCGACGGTCCGGATCAGTTCGTCGCAGATGCCGGTCGGCAAGGTGCAGCGCGTGGAGGGCGGCTTCCGGCTCAGCGGGCATTGGGCGTTTTCGAGCGGCTCTGCGCATTGCCAGTGGGTCATATTGGGCGGCATGGTTCCCCCGGAAACCGAAGGGGGCAAGCCCGATGCGCGGCACTTCCTCCTGCCGCGATCCGATTACCGGATCGTCGAGAACTGGAACGTCATGGGTCTTTGCGCGACAGGCAGCAACGATATCGTCGTCGATGACGTTTTCGTGCCGGAATATCGTACGATAAGCGAGCATGACATGTTCGCGCTCACCTGCCCGGGTTATGCCGCCCATGATTCCGCGATCTACAAGATTCCCTTCGCTCAGCTCTTCAACCGGACGGTTGCGATCACGTCCATCGGCGCCCTCGAACGGGCCGTGAGCGCATTCATCGACGCCACCAAGGGGAAACGCGCCACATATACCGGCCTTCGGCTCGCGCAGGATTCGACGATCCAGCAGGCCGTCGTAGAGGTCCGGCGGACGATCGACGAGATGAAGCTGGTGCTCGATCGCGATATCCATGAACTGTTGCGGCGGGCGGAAACTGACGACTGGACGCTCGAGCGGAGGGCGGAACTGGGAGCGTCGACGACGATGACGGTCTCCCGCTGCGTGACCGAGATCGACAAGCTGATGCAATATAGCGGCGGCAAGGCGATCTATCGGGGCAATGCGATACAGCGGGTGTTCCTCGATATCCATTGCGCCCGGGCGCATGCGATGAACAATCCCTTGCCCTATGCCCGCAATCTGGGCGCCCTCTATTTCGGCCTCCCGAATGATTGCGAGGACATCTGA
- a CDS encoding helix-turn-helix domain-containing protein: protein MFFDSHENSKRLVAEAERIRQEIGSSRTDTMLRLFDYLLEHSVAGHAPKELEIYHAVFAKGGASDASQDSTVRVYIHKLRKKLDEYYTDRPGPRIVIPKGEYRLTLIAAPGAAEGEPARPIATTIGNSLRKHKALTLIVMLFAVLNIAFWALMSWAYPSQPLPPAANSFFWRPLYQDGVASRPSLIVVADYYLIGEAVDDREVTHFIRDFSINSREDLEQYLMNHPQDFGHYIDINLSYLPSSTAVALDDIVPIVKAADRKKTRPSGSIIMTHLNPDILRKSNIVYVGFLSGLGMLRDPLFQASGFSIGESFDELIDRKTGKKYLADWGMFEGDSTPINDFGYIASMPGPAGNHILIVSGTRDAAVMQMAELVSDPEQLAALSKRVKGSDSFEALYHVRSIGNMNLDSSLLIARPLQTRGIWNGGKPNQLFPDTNPQSSRLNERRIEN from the coding sequence ATGTTTTTTGACTCCCACGAGAATAGCAAGCGCCTCGTGGCGGAGGCGGAGCGCATCCGGCAGGAGATCGGTTCCAGCCGGACCGATACGATGCTCAGGCTTTTCGATTATCTGCTCGAACATTCCGTTGCCGGTCATGCGCCAAAGGAACTGGAAATCTATCACGCCGTCTTCGCCAAGGGCGGCGCCAGCGATGCCAGTCAGGACTCGACGGTCCGCGTGTACATTCACAAGCTCCGCAAGAAGCTGGATGAATATTATACCGACCGGCCGGGTCCGCGCATTGTAATTCCCAAGGGAGAATATCGGCTCACCCTGATCGCGGCGCCCGGCGCAGCGGAAGGGGAACCCGCGCGCCCGATCGCCACCACAATCGGCAACAGCCTCAGGAAGCACAAGGCGCTCACCCTGATCGTGATGCTGTTCGCGGTGCTGAACATCGCTTTCTGGGCGCTGATGTCATGGGCCTATCCCAGCCAGCCGCTTCCGCCCGCCGCCAATTCCTTCTTCTGGCGCCCTCTCTATCAGGATGGAGTCGCGTCGCGGCCCAGCCTCATCGTCGTGGCCGACTATTATCTGATCGGCGAAGCGGTCGACGATAGGGAGGTCACGCACTTCATCAGGGATTTCTCGATCAACTCGCGCGAAGATCTTGAGCAATATCTGATGAACCACCCCCAGGATTTCGGTCATTATATCGATATCAACCTGTCCTACCTGCCCAGCAGCACGGCGGTCGCGCTGGATGACATCGTTCCGATCGTCAAGGCCGCGGACCGGAAGAAGACGCGCCCTTCCGGCTCCATCATCATGACCCACCTCAATCCCGACATCCTGAGGAAATCGAACATCGTCTATGTCGGGTTTCTAAGCGGCCTCGGCATGCTGCGCGATCCTTTGTTCCAGGCCTCGGGCTTTTCGATCGGCGAAAGTTTCGATGAACTGATCGATCGCAAGACGGGCAAGAAATATCTCGCCGACTGGGGTATGTTCGAAGGCGACAGCACGCCCATCAATGACTTCGGCTATATCGCCAGCATGCCCGGCCCGGCCGGCAACCATATCCTGATCGTCTCGGGCACCCGCGACGCGGCGGTCATGCAAATGGCGGAACTGGTTTCTGACCCCGAGCAACTCGCGGCCCTGTCCAAGCGAGTGAAAGGGAGCGATTCCTTTGAAGCGCTCTATCACGTTCGCTCCATTGGGAATATGAACCTCGACAGTTCGCTTCTCATTGCCCGTCCGCTGCAAACCCGCGGTATCTGGAATGGCGGGAAACCGAACCAGCTCTTCCCGGACACCAACCCGCAGAGCTCCAGGCTCAATGAACGCCGGATTGAGAACTGA